A genome region from Artemia franciscana unplaced genomic scaffold, ASM3288406v1 PGA_scaffold_169, whole genome shotgun sequence includes the following:
- the LOC136041362 gene encoding ankyrin repeat and protein kinase domain-containing protein 1-like: MERSLFCPICLNELKDPLRTLKCKHVFCGYCIKKWLQVKVSCPMDRNAVVIKDLLPLYSYSDERPTSPIIENLLEQFEDLSTTSFKRCHCRCLRLGKWTALHFAAFNGNLEICQLLLSKGATVDALNLKNRTALHVAAIEGNLKIFQLLVSKGATVDALDSENRTVLHVAALEGNLKICQLLVSKGATVDALDSENRTALHFAAFNGNLEICQQLLSKGATVDALDLENWTALHVAALEDNLKICQLLVSKGATVDALNSEKWTALHFAAFNGNLEICQLLLSMGATVDALNLKNRTALHVAALEGNLKICQLLVSKGATVDALDSENWTALHFAAFKGNLEICQLLLSKGATVDALDLENWTALHVAALEGNLKICLLLVS, translated from the exons ATGGAAAGGAGTCTCTTTTGTCCGATTTGTTTAAATGAACTGAAGGATCCTCTTCGGACTTTAAAATGTAAGCATGTATTTTGTGGCTATTGCATTAAGAAATGGCTACAAGTAAAAGTCTCATGTCCAATGGATCGAAATGCTGTAGTTATCAAAGATTTGTTGCCTCTATATTCATATAGTGACGAGAGACCAACATCACCAATTATTGAAAATCTTTTAGA GCAATTTGaagatttgtcaactactagtttcaaaaggtGCCACTGTAGATGCCTTAGACTCGGAAAATGGACAGCCTTACATTTTGCTGCTTTCAATggcaatttggagatttgtcaactactactttcaaaaggtgccactgtagatgccttaaacttgaaaaacaggACAGCGTTACATGTTGCTGCTATAGAAGGCaatttgaagatttttcaactactagtttcaaaaggtGCCACTGTAGATGCCTTAGACTCGGAAAATAGGACAGTCTTACATGTTGCTGCTTTGGAAGGCAATTTGAAGATTTGccaactactagtttcaaaaggtGCCACTGTAGATGCCTTAGACTCGGAAAATAGGACAGCCTTACATTTTGCTGCTTTCAATGGCAATTTGGAAATTTGTCAACAACTACTTTCAAAAGGTGCCACTGTAGATGCCTTAGACTTGGAAAACTGGACAGCCTTACATGTAGCTGCTTTAGAAGACAATTTGaagatttgtcaactactagtttcaaaaggGGCCACTGTAGATGCCTTAAACTCGGAAAAATGGACAGCCTTACATTTTGCTGCTTTCAATggcaatttggagatttgtcaactactaCTTTCAATGGGTGCCACTGTAGATGccttaaacttgaaaaacaggACAGCGTTACATGTTGCTGCTTTGGAAGGCAATTTGaagatttgtcaactactagtttcaaaaggtGCCACTGTGGATGCCCTAGACTCGGAAAACTGGACAGCCTTACATTTTGCTGCTTTCAaaggcaatttggagatttgtcaactactaCTTTCAAAAGGTGCCACTGTAGATGCCTTAGACTTGGAAAACTGGACAGCCTTACATGTTGCTGCTTTGGAAGGCAATTTGAAGATTTGTTTACTACTGGTTTCATAA